From a region of the Desmodus rotundus isolate HL8 chromosome 7, HLdesRot8A.1, whole genome shotgun sequence genome:
- the LOC112301670 gene encoding cardiolipin synthase (CMP-forming) gives MLSVTRIGLAPVLGYLIIEEDFSIALGVFALAGLTDLLDGFIARNWANQKSALGSALDPLADKILISILYVSLTYADLIPVPLTYMIISRDVMLIAAVFYVRYQTLPPPRTLSKYLSPCYATARLQPTFISEVNTTVQLILAAASLAAPVFSYADSVYLQILWCCTAFTTAASAYSYYHGRKTVQVIKDSGRSPITVSKEAVCIIGGRAGEIDRSCPLLVFSLKKDLSQQTMSSIFK, from the coding sequence ATGTTGTCAGTGACGAGAATTGGCTTGGCCCCAGTTTTGGGCTATTTGATTATTGAAGAAGATTTTAGTATAGCACTAGGAGTTTTTGCTTTAGCTGGACTAACTGATTTGTTGGATGGATTTATTGCTCGAAACTGGGCCAATCAAAAATCAGCTTTGGGAAGTGCTCTTGATCCACTCGCTGATAAAATACTTATCAGTATCTTATATGTTAGCTTGACCTATGCAGATCTTATTCCAGTTCCACTTACTTATATGATAATTTCAAGAGATGTAATGTTGATTGCTGCTGTTTTTTATGTCAGATATCAAACTCTTCCACCACCGCGAACACTCTCTAAGTATCTCAGTCCTTGCTATGCCACTGCTAGGTTACAACCCACCTTCATTAGCGAGGTAAACACCACAGTCCAGTTAATCTTGGCGGCAGCTTCTTTGGCAGCTCCGGTTTTCAGTTATGCTGACAGCGTTTATCTTCAGATACTGTGGTGTTGCACGGCTTTCACCACGGCTGCGTCAGCTTACAGTTACTATCATGGTCGGAAAACGGTTCAGGTGATAAAAGACAGTGGAAGGTCACCCATTACGGTTAGCAAGGAAGCAGTATGCATCATCGGCGGCAGGGCAGGAGAAATCGATAGGAGTTGCCCTCTTTTGGTGTTCAGCTTGAAAAAGGACTTGTCACAACAAACCATGTCATCAATATTTAAGTAA